In Streptomyces dangxiongensis, one DNA window encodes the following:
- a CDS encoding 4'-phosphopantetheinyl transferase family protein: MEIWRIPLDSGAEADPEGYPPELEDILDEDERERARRGREPGMRRRFVVAHAAVRIILGARLGRAPASLCLTRGRWGKPRLAHVPGPHFSLSHSGELALLALAPRPVGVDVELSRAGLDTMRLATRFFPAEECAWVARDGHRAFARLWTRKEACVKAAGGRLTQGMALPVARGAGQRTVRDPTGCLAGPWRVQDVPLPGPYAGAVALLGDGPFSVSSRMWYHIRPEEPDSVWNTLGVK, translated from the coding sequence GTGGAGATCTGGCGAATTCCGCTGGACTCCGGCGCGGAAGCGGATCCGGAGGGATATCCCCCGGAACTCGAGGACATCCTCGACGAGGACGAGAGGGAACGCGCGCGGCGGGGCCGGGAACCCGGAATGCGGCGGCGTTTCGTCGTCGCGCACGCCGCCGTGCGGATCATTCTCGGGGCGCGGCTGGGCCGTGCCCCGGCATCGCTGTGTCTCACGCGGGGCCGCTGGGGAAAACCGCGGCTCGCGCACGTGCCCGGTCCGCACTTCAGCCTGTCGCACTCGGGTGAGCTGGCCCTGCTCGCCCTCGCGCCCCGGCCGGTGGGCGTCGATGTGGAACTCTCCCGCGCCGGACTGGACACGATGCGCCTGGCCACACGGTTCTTCCCGGCCGAGGAGTGCGCCTGGGTGGCCCGGGACGGTCACCGTGCCTTCGCCCGCCTGTGGACCAGGAAGGAGGCGTGTGTGAAGGCGGCCGGCGGGCGGCTCACCCAGGGGATGGCGCTGCCCGTCGCCCGGGGCGCCGGACAGCGCACCGTCCGGGACCCCACGGGATGTCTCGCCGGTCCCTGGCGCGTGCAGGACGTACCGCTTCCCGGTCCGTACGCGGGGGCCGTCGCCCTTCTCGGCGACGGCCCCTTTTCCGTGTCCAGCCGGATGTGGTATCACATCCGGCCAGAAGAACCAGACTCCGTGTGGAACACGCTGGGTGTCAAGTAG
- a CDS encoding acyl-CoA dehydrogenase family protein, with protein MISLPASLATAHRVVRHWADDLRQGALELDRDPDAIHRYLDLPAVRFLAGHEVPPDWDRACTAPGSGPAHGLPTLERVLVSEELARGDAGMMLASPGPSMCGVLLGVLGGPEQREWVHGRLAERPRWTCFALTEPERGSAIGEMTSTLTPVGDGSYVLDGEKRYVGNAARADLGAVFARVAGTERLGVLAVLVDTADPGFHAEPLPTVGLRGAQLTRIRLDGVRVPAERVLGAHLPPTRRGMWSIVSVFNQLRPSVAAIALGIARAAHDYVGEHRRLLRGPERETYEELGRRIDAARSLTYRAALAVDRRPSAGHLASAAKARACEVAEEVTLRAPGFFGPGARLDQPLLDKWARDARGVEFMEGTRNIQKLNLFQGLHTGKVGRN; from the coding sequence GTGATCAGCCTGCCCGCCTCGCTGGCCACGGCCCACCGCGTGGTGCGCCACTGGGCCGACGACCTCCGGCAGGGTGCCCTGGAGCTGGACCGGGACCCGGACGCCATCCACCGCTACCTGGACCTGCCCGCCGTACGGTTCCTCGCCGGACACGAGGTGCCGCCCGACTGGGACCGGGCCTGCACGGCGCCGGGCAGCGGGCCCGCGCACGGGCTGCCCACCCTGGAACGGGTGCTGGTGAGCGAGGAACTGGCCCGCGGTGACGCCGGGATGATGCTGGCCTCGCCGGGCCCGTCGATGTGCGGGGTGCTGCTCGGCGTGCTGGGCGGCCCGGAGCAGCGGGAGTGGGTCCACGGCCGGCTCGCGGAGCGGCCCCGCTGGACCTGCTTCGCGCTGACCGAGCCGGAACGGGGTTCGGCCATCGGGGAGATGACGAGCACGCTCACCCCGGTGGGCGACGGCTCCTACGTCCTGGACGGCGAGAAGCGGTACGTCGGCAACGCCGCCCGGGCCGACCTCGGGGCCGTGTTCGCGCGGGTCGCCGGCACCGAGCGGCTCGGCGTGCTGGCGGTGCTCGTGGACACCGCCGACCCCGGCTTCCACGCCGAGCCGTTGCCCACGGTCGGGCTGCGCGGCGCCCAGCTCACCCGGATCCGGCTGGACGGGGTGCGGGTGCCGGCCGAGCGGGTGCTCGGCGCGCATCTGCCGCCCACCCGCCGGGGGATGTGGAGCATCGTCAGTGTCTTCAACCAGCTCCGGCCGAGTGTCGCCGCCATCGCCCTGGGTATCGCGCGGGCCGCCCACGACTACGTCGGCGAGCACCGGCGGCTGCTGCGCGGTCCGGAGCGGGAGACGTACGAGGAGCTGGGCCGCCGGATCGACGCGGCCCGGTCGCTGACGTACCGGGCGGCCCTCGCCGTGGACCGCAGGCCGTCCGCCGGCCATCTGGCGTCGGCGGCCAAGGCCAGGGCCTGCGAGGTCGCCGAGGAGGTGACGCTGCGCGCGCCGGGCTTCTTCGGCCCGGGTGCCCGGCTGGACCAGCCGCTGCTCGACAAGTGGGCGCGCGACGCGCGGGGCGTGGAGTTCATGGAAGGCACCCGGAACATCCAGAAACTCAATCTGTTCCAGGGTTTGCACACGGGAAAGGTGGGCCGGAACTGA
- a CDS encoding acyl carrier protein: MTENTAATLTDRARYLDAVRQGLTEVLNKDVTGAEEGARLFDDLGLDSSSALELLITIEEILDVQFDADELEMTHFETVGSLADFVAAEAGA; this comes from the coding sequence ATGACCGAGAACACCGCGGCCACCCTCACCGACCGCGCCCGCTACCTGGACGCGGTGCGCCAGGGCCTGACGGAGGTGCTGAACAAGGACGTCACCGGCGCCGAGGAGGGCGCCCGCCTCTTCGACGACCTGGGCCTGGACTCCAGCAGCGCCCTGGAACTGCTCATCACCATCGAGGAGATCCTCGACGTGCAGTTCGACGCCGACGAGCTGGAGATGACCCACTTCGAGACGGTCGGCTCCCTCGCCGACTTCGTGGCGGCGGAAGCGGGCGCCTGA
- a CDS encoding type III PLP-dependent enzyme — protein sequence MSVAFDVQGLGVTRLAEEFGTPLYVYDGEEITGRFRDLRERLHPALEVFYSLKANPNVSVCALLHRSGARAEVSSLTELVTARRAGVAPHDIIFLGPGKSTAELAACLDADIHAIVCENLGELALIDEAARQRGVTARVMLRVNPAFSVKGSGLTMGGKPRQFGIDEEQLLAAGPALATRYEAVRLMGVQVYLGTRILGEDTVVDNTRRILGLAERLSERIGFPLETVDVGGGLGIAYFDNEKDLDLAELTARLNPVVGAFHSRHPGTRMIMELGRFLVAASGTYVTRVRYTKTSMGENFAVTDGGTNHHMAAVGIGSYVKRNFPMAALERLDEQPTEPWNITGPLCTPNDVIGKKVPMPPLREGDLVGVQRSGAYGPTASPVHFLSHGYPAEVLVLDGTAHLIRERDDSETMLARQRLYDAAPGVR from the coding sequence ATGAGCGTCGCCTTCGATGTGCAGGGCCTCGGCGTCACCCGGCTCGCCGAGGAGTTCGGCACCCCGCTGTACGTGTACGACGGCGAGGAGATCACCGGCCGCTTCCGTGACCTGCGCGAGCGCCTGCACCCCGCCCTGGAGGTCTTCTACTCCCTCAAGGCCAACCCCAACGTCTCCGTGTGCGCCCTGCTGCACCGCAGCGGCGCCCGCGCCGAGGTGTCCTCGCTCACCGAACTGGTCACGGCCCGGCGCGCCGGCGTCGCCCCGCACGACATCATCTTCCTCGGCCCCGGCAAGAGCACCGCCGAACTGGCCGCCTGCCTGGACGCGGACATCCACGCCATCGTCTGCGAGAACCTCGGCGAACTCGCCCTCATCGACGAGGCGGCCCGGCAGCGGGGCGTCACCGCGCGGGTGATGCTGCGCGTCAACCCGGCCTTCTCGGTGAAGGGTTCGGGCCTGACGATGGGCGGCAAGCCCCGCCAGTTCGGCATCGACGAGGAGCAGCTCCTCGCCGCGGGACCCGCACTCGCCACCCGGTACGAGGCCGTACGCCTCATGGGTGTGCAGGTGTACCTGGGCACGCGCATCCTCGGCGAGGACACCGTCGTGGACAACACCCGGCGCATCCTCGGCCTCGCCGAGCGGCTCTCCGAGCGGATCGGCTTCCCGCTGGAGACCGTCGACGTCGGCGGCGGCCTCGGCATCGCCTACTTCGACAACGAGAAGGACCTGGACCTCGCCGAGCTGACGGCCCGCCTCAACCCCGTCGTCGGCGCCTTCCACAGCCGCCACCCCGGCACCCGCATGATCATGGAACTGGGCCGGTTCCTGGTCGCCGCGTCCGGCACCTACGTCACCCGGGTGCGCTACACGAAGACCTCGATGGGCGAGAACTTCGCGGTCACCGACGGCGGGACCAACCACCACATGGCGGCGGTCGGCATCGGCTCGTACGTCAAGCGCAACTTCCCGATGGCCGCGCTGGAACGCCTCGACGAGCAGCCCACCGAGCCGTGGAACATCACCGGGCCGCTGTGCACCCCGAACGACGTCATCGGCAAGAAGGTGCCCATGCCGCCGCTGCGCGAAGGTGACCTGGTCGGCGTGCAGCGCTCCGGCGCGTACGGGCCGACCGCCTCGCCCGTGCACTTCCTCAGCCACGGCTACCCGGCCGAGGTCCTCGTCCTGGACGGCACCGCCCATCTGATCCGGGAACGCGACGACTCCGAGACCATGCTGGCCCGCCAGCGGCTGTACGACGCCGCTCCCGGCGTCCGCTGA
- a CDS encoding preATP grasp domain-containing protein — translation MQSPPPGFNGRLKRAVTGDAGTPLVFLGNFEVENQWALGEPALPRVAAHAGSAVVNRMDEFALLLGGKDDHVVLKTALDDGYRAYLEGLGLALPTVHVAAGQRPRRTVSEDALADPELLRTLTALAADGARLTAHGISTVEEELAGRTGLRLAAPPADRCKRVNSKVYSRRLADELGIRQARGWACETLEELAAAVAAAGELLAAGHRVVVKDAFGVSGKGIVVVDNERTLARLHRMAAAQAERTARAAGTAVRTALVIEEWVAKRADLNYQFTVGRDGGVHFDFVKELLTEGGVHKGHRMPARLSEAQITGIRDSAHRIGERLSADGYFGVVGVDAMVDPDEGLYPVVEINARNNMSTYQAVVHEVLAGPDAVAVARHFPIRPHRPLPFAELRDALGPLLLTQSGGRPYGLFVNNYATVNAAAAEDAGAGEGGFEGRLYGVLLADSDERIEALATDITRRLAALTERS, via the coding sequence ATGCAATCACCACCCCCCGGCTTCAACGGACGCCTCAAGCGCGCGGTCACCGGTGACGCCGGCACGCCGCTGGTGTTCCTCGGCAACTTCGAGGTGGAGAACCAGTGGGCCCTCGGGGAGCCCGCCCTGCCCCGGGTCGCCGCGCACGCGGGCAGCGCCGTCGTCAACCGCATGGACGAGTTCGCGCTGCTGCTCGGCGGCAAGGACGACCACGTCGTCCTCAAGACCGCCCTGGACGACGGCTACCGCGCCTACCTGGAGGGACTCGGACTCGCCCTGCCCACCGTGCACGTGGCCGCCGGGCAGCGACCGCGGCGCACCGTCAGCGAGGACGCCCTCGCCGACCCGGAGCTGCTGCGCACCCTGACCGCCCTGGCCGCCGACGGCGCCCGGCTCACCGCCCACGGCATCTCCACGGTGGAGGAGGAGCTGGCCGGGCGGACCGGACTGCGGCTCGCGGCGCCGCCCGCCGACCGGTGCAAGCGCGTCAACAGCAAGGTGTACAGTCGCCGGCTCGCCGACGAGCTGGGCATCCGGCAGGCGCGCGGCTGGGCCTGCGAGACCCTGGAGGAGCTGGCGGCGGCCGTCGCCGCGGCCGGTGAGCTGCTGGCCGCCGGGCACCGGGTCGTCGTCAAGGACGCGTTCGGGGTGTCCGGCAAGGGCATCGTCGTCGTCGACAACGAGCGGACGCTGGCCCGGCTGCACCGCATGGCCGCCGCCCAGGCCGAGCGCACCGCCCGGGCCGCCGGCACCGCCGTACGCACCGCGCTGGTCATCGAGGAGTGGGTGGCCAAGCGGGCGGACCTCAACTACCAGTTCACCGTGGGCCGCGACGGTGGTGTGCACTTCGACTTCGTCAAGGAGCTGCTCACCGAGGGCGGTGTGCACAAGGGTCACCGCATGCCCGCCCGGCTCAGCGAGGCCCAGATCACGGGCATCCGGGACAGCGCGCACCGGATCGGTGAACGCCTGTCCGCCGACGGTTACTTCGGCGTCGTCGGCGTCGACGCGATGGTCGACCCCGACGAGGGCCTCTACCCGGTGGTGGAGATCAACGCCCGCAACAACATGTCCACTTACCAGGCCGTGGTGCACGAGGTGCTGGCCGGCCCGGACGCCGTCGCCGTCGCCCGCCACTTCCCGATCCGCCCGCACCGCCCGCTGCCCTTCGCCGAACTGCGCGACGCACTCGGCCCGCTGCTGCTCACGCAGTCCGGCGGACGCCCGTACGGCCTGTTCGTGAACAACTACGCCACGGTCAACGCCGCAGCCGCGGAGGACGCCGGCGCCGGTGAGGGCGGCTTCGAGGGCCGGCTGTACGGCGTGCTGCTCGCCGACTCCGACGAGCGGATCGAGGCCCTCGCCACGGACATCACCCGCCGCCTCGCGGCCCTGACGGAACGGAGCTGA
- a CDS encoding 3-oxoacyl-[acyl-carrier-protein] synthase III C-terminal domain-containing protein, protein MVGMTSIVAVSTCLPDTIPIAGFHRELGLTDVQLRRYQRFYGLSEVCRDPQADETRLLLRAVAELAELRGQEQRVRYVVQARTMPAPLPYPRTSLGPIQDELGLRHATGFVVSQHACASGMLAVDLAGTLLAADPDPDALALVLTGEKAGTSHNQSIPDVTVMGEGTAALLVSADRTGRNRMLGYAARTHSRFGDRFIMDDEAAADFQDRYGPGLCEVITAALEEAGCALDDLALVLPHNVNRLSWIGVCRTLGLPLDRVFLDLVPHTGHCFCADPFINLQHACEAGRLRPGDRYLMTSVGLGATFAAMVFEH, encoded by the coding sequence GTGGTGGGCATGACGTCGATCGTGGCAGTCTCCACCTGTCTTCCCGACACCATCCCGATCGCCGGCTTCCACCGTGAACTCGGCCTCACAGACGTACAGTTGCGCCGCTACCAGCGCTTCTACGGGCTGTCGGAGGTGTGTCGCGACCCGCAGGCCGACGAGACGCGGCTGCTGCTGCGCGCCGTCGCCGAACTCGCCGAGCTGCGCGGGCAGGAACAGCGGGTCAGATACGTGGTGCAGGCGCGCACCATGCCCGCGCCACTGCCGTACCCGCGGACCTCGCTCGGCCCGATCCAGGACGAGCTGGGGCTGCGCCACGCCACCGGATTCGTCGTCTCCCAGCACGCCTGCGCCTCCGGCATGCTCGCCGTCGACCTGGCCGGCACCCTGCTCGCCGCCGACCCCGACCCGGACGCCCTCGCCCTCGTGCTGACCGGCGAGAAGGCCGGCACCAGCCACAACCAGTCGATCCCGGACGTCACCGTCATGGGCGAGGGCACCGCCGCGCTGCTGGTCAGCGCCGACCGCACCGGCCGCAACCGGATGCTCGGCTACGCCGCCCGCACGCACAGCCGCTTCGGTGACCGGTTCATCATGGACGACGAGGCCGCCGCGGACTTCCAGGACCGGTACGGGCCCGGTCTGTGCGAGGTGATCACCGCGGCCCTGGAGGAGGCCGGCTGCGCCCTCGACGACCTGGCCCTCGTCCTGCCGCACAACGTCAACCGGCTGTCCTGGATCGGCGTGTGCCGCACCCTCGGGCTGCCCCTGGACCGGGTCTTCCTCGACCTGGTGCCGCACACCGGGCACTGCTTCTGCGCCGATCCCTTCATCAACCTCCAGCACGCCTGCGAGGCGGGCCGGCTGCGCCCCGGCGACCGCTACCTGATGACCAGTGTCGGTCTGGGCGCGACCTTCGCCGCCATGGTCTTCGAGCACTGA
- the purH gene encoding bifunctional phosphoribosylaminoimidazolecarboxamide formyltransferase/IMP cyclohydrolase, giving the protein MTAESNKRAIRRALVSVYDKTGLEDLARGLHEAGVELVSTGSTAGRIAAAGVPVTKVEELTGFPECLDGRVKTLHPKVHAGILADLRLDSHREQLAELGVEPFDLVVVNLYPFRETVASGASPDECVEQIDIGGPSMVRAAAKNHPSVSVVTSPLRYADVLAALKDGGFDLAARKRLAAEAFRHTAEYDIAVASWFASSYAPADDSQFPGFLGTTLERAHTLRYGENPHQPAALYTSGEGGLAAAEQLHGKEMSYNNYTDTDAARRAAYDHDEPCVAIIKHANPCGIAIGTDVAEAHRKAHACDPVSAYGGVIAVNRPVSKEMAEQVADIFTEVIIAPDYEDGALEALTKKKNIRVLRCPDGPTHPVEVKPIDGGALLQVADRLQADGDDPANWTLASGEALSAEELRELAFAWKACRAVKSNAILLAKGGASVGVGMGQVNRVDSCKLAVERAGEERARGAYAASDAFFPFPDGPEILIGAGVRAIVQPGGSIRDEQVVEAATKAGVTMYFTGTRHFFH; this is encoded by the coding sequence GTGACCGCGGAGAGCAACAAGCGGGCCATCCGTCGCGCGCTCGTCAGCGTCTACGACAAGACCGGTCTCGAGGACCTCGCGCGCGGGCTGCACGAAGCCGGTGTGGAGCTGGTCTCCACGGGGTCCACGGCCGGCCGGATCGCCGCCGCCGGTGTTCCCGTCACCAAGGTCGAGGAGCTGACCGGCTTCCCCGAGTGCCTGGACGGCCGGGTGAAGACCCTGCACCCGAAGGTGCACGCGGGCATCCTCGCCGACCTGCGGCTGGACAGCCACCGCGAGCAGCTCGCCGAGCTGGGCGTGGAACCGTTCGATCTGGTGGTCGTCAACCTCTACCCGTTCCGTGAGACGGTCGCCTCCGGTGCCTCGCCCGACGAGTGCGTGGAGCAGATCGACATCGGCGGGCCGTCGATGGTCCGCGCCGCCGCCAAGAACCACCCGTCGGTGTCCGTGGTCACCAGCCCGCTGCGGTACGCCGACGTGCTCGCCGCGCTGAAGGACGGCGGCTTCGACCTCGCCGCCCGCAAGCGCCTGGCGGCCGAGGCGTTCCGGCACACGGCGGAGTACGACATCGCCGTCGCGTCCTGGTTCGCGTCCTCCTACGCCCCCGCCGACGACTCGCAGTTCCCCGGCTTCCTCGGCACCACCCTGGAGCGCGCCCACACCCTGCGCTACGGCGAGAACCCGCACCAGCCCGCCGCCCTCTACACCTCCGGCGAGGGCGGGCTCGCGGCGGCCGAGCAACTGCACGGCAAGGAGATGTCGTACAACAACTACACGGACACGGACGCCGCCCGCCGTGCCGCGTACGACCACGACGAGCCGTGCGTCGCGATCATCAAGCACGCCAACCCGTGCGGCATCGCGATCGGCACGGACGTCGCAGAGGCGCACCGCAAGGCCCACGCCTGCGACCCGGTCTCCGCGTACGGCGGTGTGATCGCCGTGAACCGGCCGGTCAGCAAGGAGATGGCCGAGCAGGTCGCGGACATCTTCACCGAGGTCATCATCGCGCCCGACTACGAGGACGGCGCGCTGGAGGCCCTCACCAAGAAGAAGAACATCCGCGTGCTGCGCTGCCCCGACGGCCCCACCCACCCGGTCGAGGTCAAGCCGATCGACGGCGGCGCGCTGCTCCAGGTCGCCGACCGGCTGCAGGCCGACGGCGACGACCCGGCCAACTGGACGCTCGCCAGCGGTGAGGCGCTCTCCGCCGAGGAGCTGCGGGAGCTGGCCTTCGCCTGGAAGGCGTGCCGTGCGGTGAAGTCCAACGCGATCCTGCTCGCCAAGGGCGGCGCCTCGGTCGGCGTCGGCATGGGCCAGGTCAACCGCGTCGACTCCTGCAAGCTGGCCGTGGAACGGGCCGGCGAGGAGCGGGCCCGCGGCGCCTACGCGGCCTCCGACGCCTTCTTCCCCTTCCCCGACGGCCCGGAGATCCTCATCGGCGCCGGCGTCCGGGCGATCGTCCAGCCGGGCGGCTCGATCCGTGACGAGCAGGTCGTGGAGGCCGCCACCAAGGCGGGCGTGACCATGTACTTCACGGGCACGCGCCACTTCTTCCACTGA
- the purN gene encoding phosphoribosylglycinamide formyltransferase, with the protein MPVSLLTVGRFVDFPVSGGAMHSYDRTNRPAGNGRTRRFPRKGPTVAATTPGPAPGPAVRRLVVLVSGSGTNLQALLDEIERTGAEAYGARIVAVGADRTGTEGLDRAERAGLPTFVCRVKDFGSREEWDAALAGVVASYEPDLVVSAGFMKIVGKEFLARFGGRFVNTHPALLPSFPGAHGVRDALAYGARVTGCTVHFVDDGVDTGPVIAQGVVEIRDEDDESALHERIKEVERRLLVEVVGRIARNGYRIEGRKVVIQ; encoded by the coding sequence GTGCCGGTATCGTTGCTGACGGTCGGCCGCTTCGTAGACTTCCCCGTATCCGGGGGCGCGATGCATTCGTACGACCGTACAAACCGTCCGGCCGGGAACGGCCGGACCCGTCGCTTCCCGAGAAAGGGCCCCACCGTGGCCGCCACCACTCCCGGCCCAGCTCCCGGCCCAGCGGTCAGGCGCCTCGTCGTGCTGGTCTCCGGTTCCGGTACCAACCTCCAGGCGCTGCTGGACGAGATCGAGCGCACCGGAGCCGAGGCGTACGGTGCCCGGATCGTCGCCGTCGGGGCCGACCGCACCGGCACCGAGGGGCTCGACCGGGCCGAGCGGGCCGGGCTGCCCACCTTCGTGTGCCGGGTGAAGGACTTCGGCTCCCGTGAGGAGTGGGACGCCGCCCTGGCCGGGGTCGTGGCATCGTACGAGCCCGACCTCGTCGTGTCCGCCGGGTTCATGAAGATCGTGGGGAAGGAGTTCCTCGCGAGGTTCGGCGGGCGGTTCGTTAACACCCACCCCGCCCTGCTGCCCAGTTTTCCGGGGGCCCACGGGGTCCGTGACGCACTCGCGTACGGCGCCAGGGTCACCGGCTGCACCGTCCACTTCGTCGACGACGGCGTCGACACCGGGCCGGTCATCGCCCAGGGCGTGGTCGAGATCCGGGACGAGGACGACGAGAGCGCGCTGCACGAGCGCATCAAGGAAGTCGAGCGAAGGCTGCTCGTCGAGGTCGTGGGGCGGATCGCCCGCAACGGCTATCGCATTGAGGGACGAAAGGTAGTTATCCAGTGA
- a CDS encoding cell division protein PerM encodes MACVIQMTARRSSSPPLRTRMRDRSPGLAASLLGGAVAAGLGLGSSAVLVTVLWISSPYPDSGPDGALHIAAALWLLAHGVELVRTGTLSGAPLPVGITPLLLLMLPVWLVYRAARDATDASAEPDGPPPVPARTAWTGVVLGYLTVGAAAALYDAGGELRPEWPWVTTCLPLVVAGAAGLGVWSAYGCPREPVLRALVVVPAPVRRLVFGGDARARLGTALRAAGAATAVLLGGGALLVGVSMVWHGEPARASFVQLTDGWTGRFAVLLLGIALIPNAAVWAASYALGPGFVLGTGHLVHPFLSDPAPLLPPFPLLAAVPDPGPGMQHNWAAGLVPAVAGATAGWFVARAAVGSPRPGEPAPAGWPAARTTGVVLLTAAVCAVILALFAALSGGPLGVAVLAGLGPVWWQTGAAAGVWTLTFALPVALTVRAWRLRVRRGRGEALPEQDTRSGTTAATGGKGSGNPSDAVRAGDAAHEGETSARAAATPRTAAAAEADLYDFLPAEDPFPTPFSEPTEWHNDVARASRWAALKEAATAREAPEDTEADGDTDSYTEADTGTGTEAAEVTEGMDGADGTAGTDGTGDLPPARRPDAPKP; translated from the coding sequence ATGGCGTGCGTGATCCAGATGACCGCGCGCCGCTCGTCGTCGCCACCCCTGCGCACCCGGATGCGCGACCGCTCACCCGGCCTGGCCGCGAGCCTGCTGGGCGGGGCCGTCGCGGCCGGACTCGGACTCGGTTCGTCCGCCGTACTGGTGACGGTGCTGTGGATCAGCTCGCCGTACCCCGACAGCGGTCCGGACGGTGCGCTGCACATCGCCGCCGCCCTGTGGCTGCTGGCGCACGGCGTGGAACTGGTCCGCACCGGCACCCTCTCCGGCGCGCCCCTGCCCGTCGGCATCACCCCGCTGCTGCTGCTCATGCTGCCGGTATGGCTGGTGTACCGGGCGGCGCGGGACGCCACCGACGCGTCGGCCGAGCCGGACGGGCCGCCACCGGTGCCCGCGCGTACGGCGTGGACCGGCGTGGTCCTCGGCTATCTGACCGTCGGCGCCGCGGCGGCGCTGTACGACGCCGGCGGCGAACTGCGTCCCGAGTGGCCCTGGGTGACGACATGTCTGCCGCTCGTCGTGGCCGGCGCGGCGGGCCTCGGGGTGTGGTCGGCGTACGGCTGTCCGCGCGAACCGGTGCTGCGCGCGCTGGTGGTCGTACCGGCGCCGGTAAGGCGGCTGGTGTTCGGCGGCGACGCGCGGGCGCGGCTGGGAACGGCGCTGCGCGCCGCCGGTGCCGCGACGGCCGTGCTCCTCGGCGGCGGGGCGCTGCTGGTCGGCGTGTCAATGGTGTGGCACGGCGAACCGGCGCGGGCCTCGTTCGTGCAGTTGACGGACGGCTGGACGGGGCGGTTCGCGGTGCTGCTGCTCGGCATCGCGCTGATCCCCAACGCGGCGGTATGGGCCGCGTCGTACGCCCTCGGCCCCGGCTTCGTCCTCGGCACCGGGCACCTGGTCCACCCGTTCCTGTCCGATCCCGCCCCGCTGCTGCCGCCGTTCCCGCTGCTGGCGGCGGTGCCGGACCCGGGTCCGGGGATGCAGCACAACTGGGCGGCCGGGCTGGTCCCGGCGGTGGCCGGGGCGACGGCGGGGTGGTTCGTGGCCCGGGCGGCCGTGGGGTCCCCCAGGCCGGGGGAACCGGCACCGGCTGGCTGGCCGGCCGCCCGGACCACCGGGGTGGTCCTGCTGACGGCGGCGGTCTGCGCGGTGATCCTCGCCCTGTTCGCCGCGCTGTCCGGCGGCCCCCTGGGCGTGGCCGTACTGGCCGGCCTCGGCCCGGTGTGGTGGCAGACCGGGGCGGCGGCCGGGGTCTGGACGCTGACGTTCGCGCTGCCGGTGGCGCTGACCGTGCGGGCCTGGCGGCTGCGGGTGAGGCGCGGGCGGGGCGAGGCGCTCCCGGAGCAGGACACGCGGTCGGGGACCACGGCCGCGACGGGCGGCAAGGGCTCGGGGAATCCGTCGGATGCGGTGCGGGCGGGGGACGCGGCCCACGAGGGCGAGACGTCCGCCCGGGCGGCGGCCACGCCCCGTACGGCCGCAGCCGCCGAGGCGGACCTCTACGACTTCCTCCCCGCCGAGGACCCGTTCCCGACCCCGTTCAGCGAGCCCACGGAATGGCACAACGACGTCGCCCGCGCCTCCCGCTGGGCGGCCCTGAAGGAGGCGGCCACGGCCCGGGAGGCCCCCGAGGACACCGAGGCCGACGGCGACACCGACAGCTACACGGAGGCCGACACCGGCACCGGCACGGAGGCCGCGGAGGTCACGGAGGGCATGGACGGCGCCGACGGCACGGCGGGCACGGACGGCACGGGTGATCTGCCCCCCGCCCGCCGTCCGGACGCCCCCAAGCCGTGA